One genomic segment of Anticarsia gemmatalis isolate Benzon Research Colony breed Stoneville strain chromosome Z, ilAntGemm2 primary, whole genome shotgun sequence includes these proteins:
- the LOC142986172 gene encoding peptide transporter family 1-like isoform X2, whose amino-acid sequence MEEKQVKLRYPRAVGFIVTNEFCERFSYYGMRTVLSLYLRDKLGYSDNGATVIYHVFTMFAYFFPLIGAMIADGWLGRFRTIFYLSLVYATGSALISISAMPQLSLPTLEFTILALLLIAFGTGGIKPCVSAFGGDQFKLPEQERYLGYFFSLFYFAINAGSLISTFLTPILRADVHCFGDNDCYSLAFGVPGILMIVSIIFFVAGKRLYIIKKPAGNVLGKVSTCIGHAAVKSFKSKEKREHWLDHADDKYDSNLIEDVKSLLRVLVLFIPLPVFWALFDQQGSRWTFQADRMEQDIGSWTLKADQMQVLNPLLILIFIPLFEVAIYPFLTWCKLIKKPLHKMIWGGVLAAAAFVISGIVELNLLPTYGTPVTEGLAQLRVYNGFDCNFTLSLPELNTLKTSNGTKDFNVGPLSAFEKLDIFASDVVELPYFLQGDDTSACRDIAYSGYFLLKEQTANSFFINRNTIANFTDNNDKAIDGANVRFLTNINGVATIKIDDIKKNRTKLSISSTNSTQIKIDKGASDVTIDGQAILSNFNFMSGAVYTINVYQDSNGTYVANTVTITPPNTIHILWLIPQYVVMTMGEVMFSVTGLEFSFTQAPASMKSVLQSVWLLTVAFGNLIVVLIVEGNFLDAQWKEFFLFAGLMAIDMLIFTTMAFRYKYVEPRSSTEDLAIEEIKMPEKKPTEKNH is encoded by the exons CGGTGCTGTCGCTGTACTTGCGAGACAAGTTGGGTTACAGCGACAACGGGGCGACAGTCATATACCATGTGTTCACAATGTTCGCTTACTTCTTCCCCTTAATTGGTGCCATGATCGCCGACGGCTGGTTGGGAAGATTCAG aacgATATTCTATTTATCGTTAGTGTACGCGACTGGAAGCGCGTTGATATCAATCAGCGCTATGCCGCAGCTCAGCTTGCCCACCTT AGAATTTACAATCCTGGCTCTACTGCTAATAGCATTCGGAACGGGAGGAATAAAACCTTGCGTATCTGCCTTCGGTGGAGATCAGTTCAAATTGCCGGAGCAAGAGAGATACTTGGGTTATTTCTTCTCTCTGTTCTACTTCGCCATCAACGCCGGCAGTCTCATCTCGACGTTCCTCACACCAATATTGAGAGCAGACGTCCATTGCTTCGGAGATAATGACTGCTATTCTCTTGCGTTCGGCGTGCCGGGAATATTGATGATTGTGTCTATAA TATTCTTCGTAGCCGGTAAACGATTGTATATAATCAAGAAGCCCGCCGGTAACGTACTCGGGAAAGTGTCGACATGCATCGGC CACGCAGCGGTAAAGTCGTTCAAGAGTAAAGAGAAGCGCGAGCACTGGCTGGACCACGCGGACGACAAATACGACTCTAACCTCATTGAAGACGTCAAGTCCTTGCTGCGAGTGTTGGTGCTGTTCATACCTCTACCCGTCTTCTGGGCTCTCTTCGATCAACAG GGTTCGCGATGGACTTTCCAAGCTGACAGAATGGAGCAAGACATCGGCTCCTGGACGCTGAAGGCAGATCAGATGCAAGTGCTCAACCCGCTGCTCATCCTCATATTTATTCCTTTGTTTGAAGTt GCAATTTATCCGTTCCTCACATGGTGCAAGTTGATAAAGAAGCCCCTACACAAAATGATCTGGGGCGGGGTGCTGGCCGCCGCCGCCTTCGTCATCTCCGGCATCGTTGAACTTAATCTACTG CCAACTTACGGGACTCCGGTAACCGAGGGTCTCGCACAGTTGAGGGTCTACAACGGCTTTGATTGCAACTTCACATTAAGTTTACCAGAGTTGAACACGCTAAAGACATCCAATGGAACTAAGGACTTCAACGTTGGACCTCTCTCCGCCTTTGAGAAACTTGACATTTTTGCAAGTGATGTCGTTGAACTACCGTATTTCTTACAAGGAGACGATACCAGTGCATGCAGGGACATCGCTTACTCTGGATACTTCTTACTAAAAGAGCAAACAGCGAACTCATTCTTCATCAACAGAAACACAATTGCCAATTTCACAGACAATAATGACAAAGCTATTGATGGAGCTAACGTTAG ATTTTTAACGAATATCAACGGTGTAGCTACAATTAAGATAGATGATATTAAGAAGAACAGAACAAAGTTAAGCATATCGAGCACCAACAGCACTCAGATAAAGATAGATAAAGGAGCAAGTGACGTCACGATCGACGGACAAGCCATTCTGAGTAACTTCAACTTTATGTCCGGCGCTGTTTACACCATCAATGTGTATCAAGACTCAAATGGAACTTAT GTTGCCAACACAGTGACGATCACTCCACCGAACACCATCCACATCCTATGGCTGATCCCGCAGTACGTGGTGATGACGATGGGCGAGGTCATGTTCTCCGTCACGGGCCTGGAGTTCTCCTTCACACAGGCTCCTGCCAGCATGAAGTCCGTCCTACAGTCTGTCTGGCTACTCACTGTGGCTTTCGGCAATTTAATCGTCGTGCTCATTGTTGAAGGAAACTTTTTAGATGCGCAG TGGAAGGAGTTCTTCCTGTTCGCGGGTCTGATGGCGATCGATATGCTGATCTTTACGACGATGGCGTTCAGATACAAGTACGTGGAGCCGAGGTCCAGCACCGAGGACCTCGCTATTGAAGAGATCAAAATGCCTGAGAAGAAACCGACCGAAAAAAATCACTaa
- the LOC142986173 gene encoding esterase E4-like, which produces MYREIYVFFLLHLWVGADKIVVTVKQGKISGLREETLFENRLYFAFYGVPYGSPPVGKLRFKDPKPVKHWSGTYDATTEYHGTCAQTHIVYKTGVYGVEDCLYMNIYTPHIPRTGDAILKTVIVWIHGYAFSSCFSHIHGPDFFINNDVVLVTVAHRIGVFGFMKINDNDPDANMGLKDIVLALKWIKTNIKQFGGDKNKITLMGSGSAATFITLLMTTKANKLFSSVILLSGALFAPSIFQGNPEAEKKRLVHELKRKHVTLNQATTKDIIEATHSIYIRNTQEIVELQRPIVPFTPTIEPKSNTSLLVRTPKEFFDTIKNKQIYSSKPILVGITTQESIPEVIPFIHNPYYLKKFINSFKYYVPFADGCSYNSSSETYKKISKLIKDRYFSEGGPITLLEKLLKYASDLIKFPIVQFVKTHLSYSKSKMFMYKFDYRGKLNAVKATSLAQKKVHVSGVASGDEICYLLRCEPLRELYIQINKEGVSKDRQFITELSTLWSNFAKFGDPTPPHSDINITWPPVDANLDNVLLIRKYFKLVSSKDERVMFDFWDRIYENYYKQEVCDKKHDEL; this is translated from the coding sequence ATGTATCGAGAAATATACGTGTTTTTCTTACTCCACTTGTGGGTGGGAGCGGATAAAATAGTTGTAACAGTGAAACAAGGGAAAATATCGGGTCTGAGAGAAGAAACTCTATTCGAGAATAGGTTGTACTTTGCATTTTATGGTGTACCATACGGTTCCCCTCCAGTCGGCAAATTAAGATTTAAGGACCCTAAACCTGTGAAACATTGGAGCGGCACCTACGACGCAACTACTGAATACCATGGAACCTGTGCACAGACGCATATCGTCTATAAAACAGGAGTGTATGGAGTCGAAGATTGTTTATACATGAACATTTACACTCCGCATATTCCCAGAACCGGAGATGCAATTTTAAAGACAGTTATCGTTTGGATTCATGGATACGCTTTCTCATCGTGTTTTAGTCATATACATGGACCAGACTTCTTTATAAACAATGATGTAGTGCTAGTGACGGTAGCGCACAGAATAGGAGTATTTggatttatgaaaattaacgATAATGACCCTGACGCGAATATGGGCTTAAAAGATATCGTCCTGGCACTGAAGTggattaaaacaaatattaagcaATTTGGTggagacaaaaacaaaataacgttaATGGGTAGTGGTTCAGCCGCTACTTTCATAACACTATTAATGACTACTAAAGCGAATAAATTGTTCTCAAGTGTGATCCTATTGAGCGGGGCATTATTCGCACCGTCTATATTTCAAGGTAATCCTGAGGCCGAGAAGAAAAGACTCGTTCACGAGCTTAAAAGGAAGCACGTGACATTAAATCAGGCTACGACCAAAGATATTATAGAAGCAACTCACAGTATTTATATTCGCAACACTCAAGAAATCGTAGAGTTACAAAGACCGATAGTGCCCTTCACGCCGACGATTGAACCGAAATCGAACACATCCCTCCTTGTTAGAACACCAAAAGAGTTTTTTgatactattaaaaacaaacagataTATTCAAGCAAACCAATCTTAGTGGGGATTACCACCCAGGAGAGTATACCTGAAGTTATACCATTCATTCACAATCCCTATTACTTAAAAAAGTTcataaattcttttaaatattatgttccGTTTGCAGACGGATGTAGTTATAATAGTTCATCAGAAACTTACAAGAAAATCTCTAAATTAATAAAGGATAGATATTTCAGTGAGGGTGGCCCCATTACATTATTGGAGAAATTATTAAAGTACGCGTCGGATCTTATAAAGTTTCCAATAGTGCAATTCGTAAAAACTCATTTGAGCTacagtaaaagtaaaatgttcATGTATAAGTTTGACTATCGAGGGAAACTGAACGCTGTCAAAGCAACGTCACTCGCTCAAAAGAAGGTTCACGTGAGTGGAGTGGCAAGCGGTGATGAGATATGCTATCTACTTAGATGTGAGCCTTTACGTGAattgtacatacaaataaataaggaaGGCGTCAGTAAAGATAGACAGTTCATTACCGAGCTGTCAACTCTATGGAGCAATTTTGCAAAGTTCGGAGACCCTACACCCCCCCATAGCGATATCAATATAACATGGCCACCCGTTGATGCAAACCTGGATAATGTGCTActgattagaaaatattttaagttagtaAGTTCTAAAGATGAAAGGGTAATGTTTGATTTTTGGGACCGTATCTATGAGAATTACTATAAGCAAGAAGTATGTGATAAGAAACATGACgagttgtaa
- the Fer2 gene encoding basic helix-loop-helix domain-containing Fer2 isoform X1, with protein MSGTRTQLADSSTSPPLSVSDGRRLDYSGLKFAYADGSDDEGSSLAAELPSCVYAAARSRLQLPLAAYVHQHGRQLHTDVLLESSAEPEYQCGGSPYRVQRAAANVRERRRMLRSGPNGSINSAFDELRVHVPTFPYEKRLSKIDTLRLAIAYIALLREVLDADYDPLTYVEKCLRGEIKADRAHWNTSDLTARLSWINWENLGVNPQRRSVLTSLALSSDTLQYGHN; from the exons ATGTCGGGCACAAGAACTCAACTCGCGGATTCATCAACTTCGCCACCTTTGAG TGTGAGTGACGGTCGCCGCTTGGACTACTCGGGGCTGAAGTTTGCGTACGCGGACGGGTCTGACGACGAAGGTTCGTCGCTGGCTGCGGAGCTGCCCTCGTGCGTGTACGCGGCTGCCCGGAGCAGGCTGCAGCTCCCACTGGCCGCGTACGTCCACCAACACGGCAGGCAATTACACACAG ATGTGCTGCTGGAGTCGTCTGCTGAGCCGGAGTACCAGTGCGGAGGGTCGCCGTACCGCGTGCAGCGCGCCGCCGCGAACGTGCGCGAGCGCAGACGGATGCTGAGGTCCGGACCCAATGG CAGTATAAACTCGGCGTTCGACGAACTGCGTGTGCACGTGCCTACGTTCCCTTACGAGAAGAGACTTAGCAAGATCGACACGCTGAGGCTAGCGATCGCTTACATCGCTCTACTTAGGGAG gtGCTTGACGCTGACTACGATCCATTGACTTACGTGGAAAAATGTCTGCGAGGTGAAATCAAAGCGGACCGCGCTCATTGGAACACGAGcg ATTTAACAGCGAGGCTATCGTGGATCAACTGGGAGAACCTTGGCGTGAACCCTCAGCGGCGCAGCGTGCTGACGTCACTCGCACTCAGCTCCGACACTCTCCAGTATGGACATAACTAA
- the Fer2 gene encoding basic helix-loop-helix domain-containing Fer2 isoform X2 translates to MSGTRTQLADSSTSPPLSVSDGRRLDYSGLKFAYADGSDDEGSSLAAELPSCVYAAARSRLQLPLAAYVHQHGRQLHTDVLLESSAEPEYQCGGSPYRVQRAAANVRERRRMLSSINSAFDELRVHVPTFPYEKRLSKIDTLRLAIAYIALLREVLDADYDPLTYVEKCLRGEIKADRAHWNTSDLTARLSWINWENLGVNPQRRSVLTSLALSSDTLQYGHN, encoded by the exons ATGTCGGGCACAAGAACTCAACTCGCGGATTCATCAACTTCGCCACCTTTGAG TGTGAGTGACGGTCGCCGCTTGGACTACTCGGGGCTGAAGTTTGCGTACGCGGACGGGTCTGACGACGAAGGTTCGTCGCTGGCTGCGGAGCTGCCCTCGTGCGTGTACGCGGCTGCCCGGAGCAGGCTGCAGCTCCCACTGGCCGCGTACGTCCACCAACACGGCAGGCAATTACACACAG ATGTGCTGCTGGAGTCGTCTGCTGAGCCGGAGTACCAGTGCGGAGGGTCGCCGTACCGCGTGCAGCGCGCCGCCGCGAACGTGCGCGAGCGCAGACGGATGCTGAG CAGTATAAACTCGGCGTTCGACGAACTGCGTGTGCACGTGCCTACGTTCCCTTACGAGAAGAGACTTAGCAAGATCGACACGCTGAGGCTAGCGATCGCTTACATCGCTCTACTTAGGGAG gtGCTTGACGCTGACTACGATCCATTGACTTACGTGGAAAAATGTCTGCGAGGTGAAATCAAAGCGGACCGCGCTCATTGGAACACGAGcg ATTTAACAGCGAGGCTATCGTGGATCAACTGGGAGAACCTTGGCGTGAACCCTCAGCGGCGCAGCGTGCTGACGTCACTCGCACTCAGCTCCGACACTCTCCAGTATGGACATAACTAA
- the LOC142986172 gene encoding peptide transporter family 1-like isoform X1 — MDRSKMEHDDIVEDLNLLGNNRKNKKLRYPRAVGFIVTNEFCERFSYYGMRTVLSLYLRDKLGYSDNGATVIYHVFTMFAYFFPLIGAMIADGWLGRFRTIFYLSLVYATGSALISISAMPQLSLPTLEFTILALLLIAFGTGGIKPCVSAFGGDQFKLPEQERYLGYFFSLFYFAINAGSLISTFLTPILRADVHCFGDNDCYSLAFGVPGILMIVSIIFFVAGKRLYIIKKPAGNVLGKVSTCIGHAAVKSFKSKEKREHWLDHADDKYDSNLIEDVKSLLRVLVLFIPLPVFWALFDQQGSRWTFQADRMEQDIGSWTLKADQMQVLNPLLILIFIPLFEVAIYPFLTWCKLIKKPLHKMIWGGVLAAAAFVISGIVELNLLPTYGTPVTEGLAQLRVYNGFDCNFTLSLPELNTLKTSNGTKDFNVGPLSAFEKLDIFASDVVELPYFLQGDDTSACRDIAYSGYFLLKEQTANSFFINRNTIANFTDNNDKAIDGANVRFLTNINGVATIKIDDIKKNRTKLSISSTNSTQIKIDKGASDVTIDGQAILSNFNFMSGAVYTINVYQDSNGTYVANTVTITPPNTIHILWLIPQYVVMTMGEVMFSVTGLEFSFTQAPASMKSVLQSVWLLTVAFGNLIVVLIVEGNFLDAQWKEFFLFAGLMAIDMLIFTTMAFRYKYVEPRSSTEDLAIEEIKMPEKKPTEKNH; from the exons CGGTGCTGTCGCTGTACTTGCGAGACAAGTTGGGTTACAGCGACAACGGGGCGACAGTCATATACCATGTGTTCACAATGTTCGCTTACTTCTTCCCCTTAATTGGTGCCATGATCGCCGACGGCTGGTTGGGAAGATTCAG aacgATATTCTATTTATCGTTAGTGTACGCGACTGGAAGCGCGTTGATATCAATCAGCGCTATGCCGCAGCTCAGCTTGCCCACCTT AGAATTTACAATCCTGGCTCTACTGCTAATAGCATTCGGAACGGGAGGAATAAAACCTTGCGTATCTGCCTTCGGTGGAGATCAGTTCAAATTGCCGGAGCAAGAGAGATACTTGGGTTATTTCTTCTCTCTGTTCTACTTCGCCATCAACGCCGGCAGTCTCATCTCGACGTTCCTCACACCAATATTGAGAGCAGACGTCCATTGCTTCGGAGATAATGACTGCTATTCTCTTGCGTTCGGCGTGCCGGGAATATTGATGATTGTGTCTATAA TATTCTTCGTAGCCGGTAAACGATTGTATATAATCAAGAAGCCCGCCGGTAACGTACTCGGGAAAGTGTCGACATGCATCGGC CACGCAGCGGTAAAGTCGTTCAAGAGTAAAGAGAAGCGCGAGCACTGGCTGGACCACGCGGACGACAAATACGACTCTAACCTCATTGAAGACGTCAAGTCCTTGCTGCGAGTGTTGGTGCTGTTCATACCTCTACCCGTCTTCTGGGCTCTCTTCGATCAACAG GGTTCGCGATGGACTTTCCAAGCTGACAGAATGGAGCAAGACATCGGCTCCTGGACGCTGAAGGCAGATCAGATGCAAGTGCTCAACCCGCTGCTCATCCTCATATTTATTCCTTTGTTTGAAGTt GCAATTTATCCGTTCCTCACATGGTGCAAGTTGATAAAGAAGCCCCTACACAAAATGATCTGGGGCGGGGTGCTGGCCGCCGCCGCCTTCGTCATCTCCGGCATCGTTGAACTTAATCTACTG CCAACTTACGGGACTCCGGTAACCGAGGGTCTCGCACAGTTGAGGGTCTACAACGGCTTTGATTGCAACTTCACATTAAGTTTACCAGAGTTGAACACGCTAAAGACATCCAATGGAACTAAGGACTTCAACGTTGGACCTCTCTCCGCCTTTGAGAAACTTGACATTTTTGCAAGTGATGTCGTTGAACTACCGTATTTCTTACAAGGAGACGATACCAGTGCATGCAGGGACATCGCTTACTCTGGATACTTCTTACTAAAAGAGCAAACAGCGAACTCATTCTTCATCAACAGAAACACAATTGCCAATTTCACAGACAATAATGACAAAGCTATTGATGGAGCTAACGTTAG ATTTTTAACGAATATCAACGGTGTAGCTACAATTAAGATAGATGATATTAAGAAGAACAGAACAAAGTTAAGCATATCGAGCACCAACAGCACTCAGATAAAGATAGATAAAGGAGCAAGTGACGTCACGATCGACGGACAAGCCATTCTGAGTAACTTCAACTTTATGTCCGGCGCTGTTTACACCATCAATGTGTATCAAGACTCAAATGGAACTTAT GTTGCCAACACAGTGACGATCACTCCACCGAACACCATCCACATCCTATGGCTGATCCCGCAGTACGTGGTGATGACGATGGGCGAGGTCATGTTCTCCGTCACGGGCCTGGAGTTCTCCTTCACACAGGCTCCTGCCAGCATGAAGTCCGTCCTACAGTCTGTCTGGCTACTCACTGTGGCTTTCGGCAATTTAATCGTCGTGCTCATTGTTGAAGGAAACTTTTTAGATGCGCAG TGGAAGGAGTTCTTCCTGTTCGCGGGTCTGATGGCGATCGATATGCTGATCTTTACGACGATGGCGTTCAGATACAAGTACGTGGAGCCGAGGTCCAGCACCGAGGACCTCGCTATTGAAGAGATCAAAATGCCTGAGAAGAAACCGACCGAAAAAAATCACTaa
- the Fer2 gene encoding basic helix-loop-helix domain-containing Fer2 isoform X3: MSGTRTQLADSSTSPPLSVSDGRRLDYSGLKFAYADGSDDEGSSLAAELPSCVYAAARSRLQLPLAAYVHQHGRQLHTDVLLESSAEPEYQCGGSPYRVQRAAANVRERRRMLSINSAFDELRVHVPTFPYEKRLSKIDTLRLAIAYIALLREVLDADYDPLTYVEKCLRGEIKADRAHWNTSDLTARLSWINWENLGVNPQRRSVLTSLALSSDTLQYGHN; the protein is encoded by the exons ATGTCGGGCACAAGAACTCAACTCGCGGATTCATCAACTTCGCCACCTTTGAG TGTGAGTGACGGTCGCCGCTTGGACTACTCGGGGCTGAAGTTTGCGTACGCGGACGGGTCTGACGACGAAGGTTCGTCGCTGGCTGCGGAGCTGCCCTCGTGCGTGTACGCGGCTGCCCGGAGCAGGCTGCAGCTCCCACTGGCCGCGTACGTCCACCAACACGGCAGGCAATTACACACAG ATGTGCTGCTGGAGTCGTCTGCTGAGCCGGAGTACCAGTGCGGAGGGTCGCCGTACCGCGTGCAGCGCGCCGCCGCGAACGTGCGCGAGCGCAGACGGATGCTGAG TATAAACTCGGCGTTCGACGAACTGCGTGTGCACGTGCCTACGTTCCCTTACGAGAAGAGACTTAGCAAGATCGACACGCTGAGGCTAGCGATCGCTTACATCGCTCTACTTAGGGAG gtGCTTGACGCTGACTACGATCCATTGACTTACGTGGAAAAATGTCTGCGAGGTGAAATCAAAGCGGACCGCGCTCATTGGAACACGAGcg ATTTAACAGCGAGGCTATCGTGGATCAACTGGGAGAACCTTGGCGTGAACCCTCAGCGGCGCAGCGTGCTGACGTCACTCGCACTCAGCTCCGACACTCTCCAGTATGGACATAACTAA